In Quercus robur chromosome 10, dhQueRobu3.1, whole genome shotgun sequence, a genomic segment contains:
- the LOC126702614 gene encoding 60S ribosomal protein L38, whose protein sequence is MPKQIHEIKDFLLTARRKDARSVKIKRSKDVVKFKVRCSKYLYTLCVFDSEKADKLKQSLPPGLSVQDL, encoded by the exons ATG CCGAAGCAAATCCATGAGATTAAGGACTTCCTTCTCACTGCCAGAAGGAAAGATGCACGCTCTGTGAAAATCAAGAGGAGCAAAGATGTGGTTAAGTTCAAGGTCCGTTGCTCCAAGTATCTGTACACATTGTGTGTCTTCGACTCTGAGAAGGCTGACAAGTTGAAGCAGTCTCTTCCTCCAG GTTTGAGTGTGCAAGACCTGTGA
- the LOC126701770 gene encoding protein TRIGALACTOSYLDIACYLGLYCEROL 2, chloroplastic yields the protein MVGKSFVQVSTCPTVLSSSLTTLPPSSSNCLPCLPSRPCKKLTRVIAMSADAGHSQPSSSTKRNPLAVVLDVPRNIWRQTLRPLSDFGFGRGSIWEGGVGLFLVSGAVIFALSLAWLRAFQIRSKFRKYNTFFEFSQACGISTGTPVRIRGVTVGNVIRVNPSLKSIEAEVEVEDDKIIIPRNSLVEVNQSGLLMETMIDITPRDPIPTPSAGPLDKECVKEGLILCDRQKLKGYQGVSLDALVGIFTRLGREVEEIGIAKTYSLAERVSLVVEEAKPLLTKIKAMADDIQPLLAEVRDSGLLKEVENLTRSLTQASEDLRRVHSSIMTPENTEVIQKSIYTLIFTLKNIENISSDILGFTGDEATRQNLKLLIKSLSRLL from the exons ATGGTTGGTAAATCTTTTGTTCAGGTCTCAACATGCCCAACAGTGCTATCTTCATCATTGACTACCCTCCCACCTAGTTCTTCAAATTGCTTGCCTTGTCTTCCATCAAGACCATGCAAGAAACTCACCAGAGTAATTGCCATGTCTGCTGATGCAGGACATAGCCAGCCATCCTCTTCAACAAAAAGGAATCCGCTTGCAGTTGTTTTGGATGTTCCTAGGAACATTTGGAGGCAAACATTACGGCCATTGAGTGATTTTGGTTTTGGACGTGGGAGCATTTGGGAAGGTGGGGTGGGGTTGTTTCTAGTATCTGGCGCGGTTATTTTTGCGCTCAGTTTGGCTTGGTTGAGGGCATTCCAAATCCGGTCTAAATTCAGGAAGTACAAtactttctttgaattttccCAGGCTTGTGGTATTTCCACAGGAACACCCGTGAGGATTAGAGGGGTGACTGTTGGCAATGTCATACGCGTTAATCCTTCCCTGAAGAGTATTGAAGCAGAGGTTGAG gttgaagatgataaaataatcATACCTCGGAATTCCCTGGTTGAAGTAAACCAGTCTGGTCTTCTCATGGAAACCATGATTGATATTACACCTCGAGATCCAATACCAACACCTTCAGCAGGGCCTCTTGACAAAGAATGTGTTAAAGAGGGTCTTATCTTATGCGATAGGCAGAAGCTGAAGGGATATCAAGGAGTAAGTCTGGATGCTTTGGTTGGGATATTTACTCGTCTTGGACGGGAGGTAGAGGAAATTGGTATTGCCAAAACTTATTCGCTGGCTGAACGAGTATCTCTAGTTGTTGAAGAGGCAAAGCCACTGCTTACAAAG ATCAAAGCCATGGCTGATGATATTCAACCTTTGCTGGCTGAGGTTCGTGACAGTGGTCTGCTAAAGGAAGTTGAGAATCTAACCAGAAGTCTTACACAAGCGTCTGAGGATTTGAG AAGGGTGCATTCATCAATTATGACCCCTGAGAACACTGAGGTGATTCAAAAGTCCATTTACACCCTGATTTTTACCTTGAAGAACATTGAG AATATAAGCTCTGATATTTTGGGATTCACGGGTGATGAGGCTACAAGACAGAATTTAAAATTGCTTATCAAGTCCCTTAGCAGGCTATTGTGA